One Mesomycoplasma molare genomic window carries:
- a CDS encoding S1 RNA-binding domain-containing protein has product MEIGDLVTGKVKKIVKNYFWVDLPKGYQGVVFIKEVSDYYIKDLTEMFVIGDEIKLKILDINHENKKVSLSFKAIRPKYLKIPFTYKLCETKSGFKNLFLHTKREVEKWKK; this is encoded by the coding sequence ATGGAAATAGGGGATTTAGTAACTGGCAAAGTTAAAAAAATAGTAAAAAATTATTTTTGAGTTGATTTGCCAAAGGGTTATCAAGGAGTTGTTTTTATAAAAGAGGTTAGCGACTATTATATAAAAGATTTAACTGAAATGTTTGTAATAGGAGATGAAATAAAGTTAAAAATTTTAGATATTAATCATGAAAATAAGAAAGTTTCTTTATCTTTTAAAGCAATAAGACCAAAATATTTGAAAATACCTTTTACTTATAAGCTTTGCGAAACTAAAAGTGGATTTAAAAATTTATTTTTACACACAAAAAGAGAGGTTGAAAAATGAAAAAAATAA
- a CDS encoding ribonuclease J, with product MKPTKLFALGGMQEIGKSTLVIEHENDIVVIDAGIKFADTFTTGIKGIIPDYSYLKENESKIKGLFITHGHEDHIGGVTYLLQEVNIPTIYAPRIAIQYLKAKFEDRGIRKKINYVEIERDAIHEFNTLKVDFWTAQHSIPDAFGIRVSSPNGSIMCTGDFRFDYTPIGNLTDFSKLEQIGKEDLSVLLSDSTNAMRPFHSPSEKDILKDIESHMLDAKKKIIITAFASNLTRVKVIIELAAKLGKKVVTFGRSMVSGVQIGRKMGYINVPNDVFIDKKNISQYQDNELVILTTGSQGEQMAALTRMSQGKHPQVTLKKGDMIIFSSSPIPGNRIKIELLVNKLYKTGAIIKENGVDGYLHTSGHAYKEEHEKIFRITKPTYFVPYHGEFRMSVIHGQTAIENGVNPNNVIVPKIGEVLHLINKKLVKTKEFINPGPIFIDGDVVSKVNINLMKERLALGENGFVYVSIAIDRVKNIIVGRPRIVSRGSFYVKTSTEFVEELKRLVHGAVLFTIKNKADWTIPELKQLIKDRLIPYFYKEKRRNPIIISTFLFADDKKDPLKEFKNNQEEENNELEKNLDDEDMDE from the coding sequence ATGAAACCAACAAAATTATTTGCATTGGGCGGAATGCAAGAAATCGGAAAATCTACTTTAGTTATTGAACACGAAAACGACATAGTGGTAATAGATGCTGGAATTAAATTTGCTGATACTTTCACAACAGGAATTAAAGGAATTATTCCTGATTATTCATATTTAAAAGAAAATGAAAGTAAGATTAAGGGATTATTTATTACCCACGGACATGAAGATCATATTGGAGGTGTTACTTATTTATTACAAGAAGTAAATATACCTACAATATATGCTCCCAGAATTGCTATTCAATATTTAAAAGCTAAATTTGAAGATAGAGGAATTAGAAAAAAAATAAATTATGTTGAAATCGAAAGAGATGCTATTCATGAGTTTAATACATTAAAAGTAGATTTTTGAACTGCTCAACACTCTATACCTGATGCATTTGGAATTAGAGTTTCTTCGCCTAACGGTTCTATAATGTGTACTGGAGATTTTAGATTTGATTATACCCCCATTGGAAATTTAACTGATTTTAGTAAATTAGAACAAATTGGAAAAGAAGATTTATCAGTTTTATTATCTGATTCTACAAACGCTATGCGTCCTTTTCACTCACCTAGTGAAAAAGATATTTTAAAAGATATTGAATCACACATGTTAGATGCTAAGAAAAAAATAATTATAACTGCTTTTGCTTCTAACTTAACAAGGGTAAAAGTAATTATTGAACTAGCAGCTAAATTAGGAAAAAAAGTTGTCACATTTGGTAGATCAATGGTTAGCGGAGTGCAAATTGGAAGAAAAATGGGTTATATAAATGTTCCTAATGATGTTTTTATTGACAAAAAGAATATTTCTCAATATCAAGACAATGAACTAGTTATTTTAACAACCGGTTCACAGGGTGAACAAATGGCAGCTCTTACTAGAATGAGTCAGGGAAAACATCCGCAAGTAACATTAAAAAAAGGAGATATGATTATATTTTCTTCTTCTCCTATTCCAGGAAATAGAATTAAAATCGAACTTCTAGTTAATAAACTTTATAAAACTGGTGCCATAATTAAAGAGAATGGAGTTGATGGTTATTTACATACTTCAGGTCATGCTTATAAAGAAGAGCATGAAAAAATATTTAGAATAACTAAACCAACTTATTTTGTTCCTTATCATGGAGAATTTAGAATGTCTGTAATTCATGGTCAAACAGCAATAGAAAATGGAGTAAATCCGAATAATGTAATAGTTCCAAAAATAGGTGAAGTTTTACATCTTATTAACAAAAAACTAGTTAAAACAAAAGAATTTATTAATCCAGGACCTATATTTATTGACGGAGATGTTGTTTCTAAAGTTAATATTAATTTAATGAAAGAAAGACTAGCTTTAGGTGAAAATGGTTTTGTTTATGTTTCTATTGCTATAGATAGAGTTAAAAATATAATTGTAGGTAGACCTAGAATAGTTTCTAGAGGTAGTTTTTATGTAAAAACCTCAACTGAATTTGTTGAAGAATTAAAAAGACTAGTACATGGAGCAGTTTTATTTACTATTAAAAACAAAGCAGACTGAACAATACCTGAACTTAAACAATTAATTAAAGATAGGTTAATTCCTTATTTTTACAAAGAAAAAAGAAGAAATCCTATAATTATTTCTACCTTTTTATTTGCAGATGACAAAAAAGATCCTTTAAAAGAATTCAAAAATAACCAAGAAGAAGAAAATAATGAACTAGAAAAAAATCTCGATGATGAAGATATGGATGAATAA
- a CDS encoding glucose-6-phosphate isomerase, whose protein sequence is MKKITLNLKNAVKEEEILKFQEQVTKINNSMEDFSAIGSDFLGWKDLPENSNWKEINQIKKSASELHSKKIEVLVVIGIGGSYLGAKAALDVIQGLRPGKERKMEVIFAGTSISSNDLYQLLKYVENKRFAINVISKSGTTTEPAIAFRFFKSLLESKVGVEEAQKLIFATTDANKGTLFELAKIKNYQKFVILDNIGGRFSVLSPVGLFPLACAGIDIDEILKGAAEANEIYKQDSLATNDAYRYAVSRFILGQQYKSEMLVSYEPNFAFFNEWWKQLFGESEGKNEKGLLPTSAIFSTDLHSLGQYIQEGSKVLFETVITLKNPTHDLLITEDEENLDKLNYLMDKTVHFVNNAAFEATMDAHVNVGKVPNIHLLLEDSLEKSFGWLVMFFERACAISAYLLGVNPFNQPGVEVYKSNMFKILGKK, encoded by the coding sequence ATGAAAAAAATAACATTAAATTTAAAAAATGCAGTCAAAGAAGAAGAAATTTTAAAATTTCAAGAACAAGTAACAAAAATAAACAATTCTATGGAAGATTTTTCTGCTATAGGATCGGACTTTTTAGGTTGAAAAGATTTACCTGAAAATAGTAATTGAAAAGAAATAAATCAAATTAAAAAATCAGCTAGTGAATTACATTCTAAAAAAATAGAAGTTTTAGTTGTTATTGGTATAGGTGGTTCTTATTTAGGAGCAAAAGCTGCTCTTGATGTGATTCAAGGTTTACGTCCTGGTAAAGAAAGAAAAATGGAAGTAATATTTGCGGGTACTTCAATAAGTTCTAATGATTTATATCAATTATTAAAATATGTAGAAAACAAGAGATTCGCTATAAATGTTATTTCTAAATCAGGAACAACTACTGAACCAGCAATAGCTTTTAGATTCTTTAAATCACTATTAGAAAGTAAAGTAGGAGTTGAAGAAGCGCAAAAATTAATTTTTGCTACAACTGATGCAAATAAAGGGACTTTATTTGAATTAGCAAAAATAAAAAATTACCAAAAATTTGTTATTTTAGATAATATAGGTGGAAGATTTAGTGTTTTATCACCAGTAGGTCTTTTCCCTCTAGCTTGTGCGGGAATTGATATTGATGAGATTTTAAAAGGAGCAGCAGAAGCTAATGAAATTTATAAACAAGATTCTTTAGCAACTAATGATGCTTATAGATATGCAGTTTCTAGATTTATATTAGGACAACAATATAAATCCGAAATGTTAGTTTCTTATGAACCAAATTTTGCTTTTTTCAACGAATGATGAAAACAATTGTTCGGAGAAAGTGAAGGTAAAAATGAAAAAGGATTATTACCTACATCAGCTATCTTTTCAACAGATTTACACTCATTAGGTCAATATATTCAAGAAGGTTCAAAAGTTCTATTTGAAACAGTTATTACCTTAAAAAATCCAACACACGATTTATTAATAACTGAAGATGAAGAGAATTTAGATAAGTTAAATTATTTAATGGACAAAACTGTTCATTTTGTAAATAATGCAGCTTTTGAAGCTACAATGGATGCTCATGTTAATGTTGGTAAAGTGCCTAACATACATTTATTATTAGAAGATTCGCTAGAAAAATCATTTGGTTGATTGGTAATGTTTTTTGAAAGAGCTTGTGCAATATCTGCATATCTATTAGGAGTAAATCCATTTAACCAACCAGGTGTAGAAGTATACAAATCTAATATGTTTAAAATATTAGGTAAAAAATAG